The following are from one region of the Anaerotignum faecicola genome:
- a CDS encoding ATP-binding cassette domain-containing protein, translating to MEEKTTAFLEVKDLVVEYSSGDDVVHAVNGVSFSLERGKTLALVGETGAGKTTIAKTIMRILP from the coding sequence ATGGAAGAGAAAACAACAGCTTTTTTGGAAGTGAAAGACTTGGTAGTAGAATATTCGTCAGGTGATGATGTAGTTCATGCGGTTAATGGAGTCTCTTTTTCGCTGGAACGCGGGAAAACACTGGCGTTGGTAGGAGAGACTGGTGCTGGTAAAACTACTATTGCAAAAACTATTATGAGAATTTTGCC